The sequence ACGCCACCGCGCGGGGGCGGGCACGCTCGGTGCTGCTCGACGCGGCGCGGGACTATGCGCTGGTGGGGTCGAACGCCACGATCCGCGAACGGGTCGCGTCACTGCGTGCGGTCGGCGTCGACACGGTCGTCGGATATCCCGCCAGGGGCCTCGACGCGTTCGACGCCTGAATCAGGCGTCGCTGTCGTCGAGTTCGCCGTCTTTCGCCTTGGGAACGCGAACGTGGAGCGTCCCGTCGGGCCTGAGCGTTGCGCGGGCCCGCTCCAGATTCAGGAGGACGTCCGTCGGGAGGTCCGCCCGCCCATCGAGTGTCATTCCCCGGCCGGGATAGCGAATCTCGTACTCCTCGTAGAAGGGTCGGAACCGATCGATGCTGACCTCGATGCCGCCGTCGTCGAAGTACACCTGGAGGTCGCTGACCGTCGCTCCCGGCGCATCGAAGACGACGAGAATGGCGTCCTGACTTTCGAGGACGTCCGAACGGAGCGGTGTCTCTTCGTGGAAATGCGATGCGACGCGGCCGACGGTGTCCACGACGGCATCGCCGATACGTCTGGCGGGTCCAACGAGGGGCACGTGTCTGGTCATGGCGAGAACGGCTGTCGACGGCGGGACGTTCCGGAACTGATCCGTCGACGGCATAACTCGCTGTACGCTCGCCACGGGCATAAGCCCGTGGGCCGAGGGTGTGGCTTTTATCCGCCCGTGCCCAACCACTCCCAATGATCGATCCCGGCGACCTCTCGGTGACGCTCGTCGACGGATACGTGGACGAGCCGGCACATTTCGGCGTGCCGCCCTACCTGTCCACGTACCCGCGGTACGTGGCGGGCGCGCTCGTCGACGTGGGTGTCCCGGAATCGAACGTCGTCTATCACACTATCGACGCCCTCA is a genomic window of Halanaeroarchaeum sulfurireducens containing:
- a CDS encoding Hsp20/alpha crystallin family protein, yielding MPSTDQFRNVPPSTAVLAMTRHVPLVGPARRIGDAVVDTVGRVASHFHEETPLRSDVLESQDAILVVFDAPGATVSDLQVYFDDGGIEVSIDRFRPFYEEYEIRYPGRGMTLDGRADLPTDVLLNLERARATLRPDGTLHVRVPKAKDGELDDSDA